In Epinephelus lanceolatus isolate andai-2023 chromosome 13, ASM4190304v1, whole genome shotgun sequence, the following are encoded in one genomic region:
- the gpr31 gene encoding 12-(S)-hydroxy-5,8,10,14-eicosatetraenoic acid receptor, whose product MSQLEYLTAPMTNQTYQHIEDCEASNRALYKFYAAVMIVIFILALPLNASVIHLFIFKLKFWKSNSNNIFLFNLVLADILLLFCLPIKANNYIHGERRSDNDTVCKAMLFMLFLNRGASIAFLTVTSIDRYFNVVHPGRKNLLRALKKSPHISILIWLLLLPLTIPTMLKNFDCCNSHSHNEGDKKEDALIKDVVDSLREVVFFTQILIPFVILVYCTVHIVNRLRKKTVGDTTKLRRAVILVTSVMVVFSLCFLPCTIARMVLLIARVQEWPEAMEDKAAVAFDGLMVLSYMDCLLDPLVYCFCSTKFKALYLNNYFPFLVKEVPVPLESSTGNTSQPRRNNVI is encoded by the exons ATGTCTCAGCTAGAGTATTTGACTGCTCCGATGACAAACCAAACTTACCAACATATTGAGGACTGCGAGGCCTCAAACAGGGCACTGTATAAATTCTATGCAGCTGTCATGATTGTGATATTCATTCTGGCTTTGCCTCTGAATGCATCTGTCATCCACCTCTTCATATTCAAGCTGAAATTCTGGAAATCCAACAGCAACAACATCTTCCTTTTCAATCTGGTGTTGGCTGACATCCTCCTGCTCTTCTGTTTGCCCATAAAGGCAAATAACTATATCCACGGGGAGAGGAGAAGTGACAATGACACCGTTTGCAAAGCAATGCTcttcatgttgtttttaaacCGAGGAGCTAGCATCGCCTTTCTGACAGTGACTTCCATTGATCGATATTTTAACGTGGTACACCCTGGTCGAAAGAATCTCCTGCGAGCTCTGAAGAAATCTCCTCACATCTCGATCCTCATCTGGCTGCTTCTCCTACCTCTTACTATCCCCACCATGCTCAAGAACTTCGACTGCTGCAACAGCCACAGCCATAATGAAGGTGACAAAAAAGAGGATGCCTTGATTAAG GATGTGGTGGACAGTTTGCGAGAAGTGGTCTTCTTTACCCAGATTCTCATCCCCTTCGTCATCCTGGTCTACTGCACAGTGCACATTGTCAACCggctcagaaaaaaaacagtcggGGATACGACCAAGCTGAGGAGAGCTGTCATTCTAGTGACCTCTGTCATGGTGGTCTtttccctctgcttcctccCTTGCACCATAGCCAGGATGGTTCTGCTGATAGCGCGGGTCCAAGAGTGGCCAGAGGCCATGGAGGATAAAGCTGCTGTGGCCTTTGACGGCCTCATGGTCCTCTCCTACATGGACTGTCTGCTGGATCCACTGGTCTACTGCTTCTGCAGCACCAAGTTTAAAGCTCTTTACCTCAACAATTATTTCCCGTTTTTAGTCAAGGAAGTTCCGGTGCCATTAGAAAGTTCAACAGGGAACACATCGCAACCTCGACGAaataatgtcatttaa